The Oncorhynchus tshawytscha isolate Ot180627B linkage group LG18, Otsh_v2.0, whole genome shotgun sequence genome has a window encoding:
- the LOC112235215 gene encoding protein max isoform X7 → MSDNDDIEVDSDADKRAHHNALERKRRDHIKDSFHSLRDSVPALQGEKVGREQSIKQASRAQILDKATDYIQYMRRKNHTHQQDIDDLKRQNALLEQQVRALEKVKGSTQLQASYSSSDSSLYTNPKGSAVSAFDGGSDSSSESEPEEPPAPRKKLRVEAS, encoded by the exons GCAGACAAACGAGCACACCACAATGCACTGGAGCGCAAACGTAGGGATCACATCAAAGACAGCTTTCACAGCCTGCGGGACTCGGTGCCCGCCTTGCAAGGGGAAAAGGTTGGTAGAGAG CAATCAATCAAACAGGCCTCCCGAGCTCAGATCCTAGACAAAGCCACGGACTATATCCAGTACATGAGGAGGAAAAACCACACCCACCAGCAGGACATCGACGACCTGAAGAGGCAGAACGCACTGCTGGAGCAGCAAG TGCGTGCCCTGGAGAAGGTGAAGGGTTCGACCCAGCTCCAGGCCAGCTACAGTTCTTCAGACAGCAGCCTGTACACCAACCCTAAAGGCAGCGCTGTGTCCGCTTTCGACGGAGGCTCTGACTCCAGCTCCGAGTCCGAGCCAGAGGAACCCCCCGCCCCCAGGAAGAAGCTCCGAGTGGAGGCCAGCTAG
- the LOC112235215 gene encoding protein max isoform X3 translates to MSDNDDIEVDSDADKRAHHNALERKRRDHIKDSFHSLRDSVPALQGEKVGREVASVLRDARPSTGTSAGGIVALSDQSIKQASRAQILDKATDYIQYMRRKNHTHQQDIDDLKRQNALLEQQVRALEKVKGSTQLQASYSSSDSSLYTNPKGSAVSAFDGGSDSSSESEPEEPPAPRKKLRVEAS, encoded by the exons GCAGACAAACGAGCACACCACAATGCACTGGAGCGCAAACGTAGGGATCACATCAAAGACAGCTTTCACAGCCTGCGGGACTCGGTGCCCGCCTTGCAAGGGGAAAAGGTTGGTAGAGAG GTGGCGTCAGTCCTACGCGACGCTCGTCCCTCAACAGGGACCAGTGCAGGCGGAATCGTCGCGCTGTCTGAC CAATCAATCAAACAGGCCTCCCGAGCTCAGATCCTAGACAAAGCCACGGACTATATCCAGTACATGAGGAGGAAAAACCACACCCACCAGCAGGACATCGACGACCTGAAGAGGCAGAACGCACTGCTGGAGCAGCAAG TGCGTGCCCTGGAGAAGGTGAAGGGTTCGACCCAGCTCCAGGCCAGCTACAGTTCTTCAGACAGCAGCCTGTACACCAACCCTAAAGGCAGCGCTGTGTCCGCTTTCGACGGAGGCTCTGACTCCAGCTCCGAGTCCGAGCCAGAGGAACCCCCCGCCCCCAGGAAGAAGCTCCGAGTGGAGGCCAGCTAG
- the LOC112235215 gene encoding protein max isoform X4, with protein MSDNDDIEVDSDADKRAHHNALERKRRDHIKDSFHSLRDSVPALQGEKVASVLRDARPSTGTSAGGIVALSDQSIKQASRAQILDKATDYIQYMRRKNHTHQQDIDDLKRQNALLEQQVRALEKVKGSTQLQASYSSSDSSLYTNPKGSAVSAFDGGSDSSSESEPEEPPAPRKKLRVEAS; from the exons GCAGACAAACGAGCACACCACAATGCACTGGAGCGCAAACGTAGGGATCACATCAAAGACAGCTTTCACAGCCTGCGGGACTCGGTGCCCGCCTTGCAAGGGGAAAAG GTGGCGTCAGTCCTACGCGACGCTCGTCCCTCAACAGGGACCAGTGCAGGCGGAATCGTCGCGCTGTCTGAC CAATCAATCAAACAGGCCTCCCGAGCTCAGATCCTAGACAAAGCCACGGACTATATCCAGTACATGAGGAGGAAAAACCACACCCACCAGCAGGACATCGACGACCTGAAGAGGCAGAACGCACTGCTGGAGCAGCAAG TGCGTGCCCTGGAGAAGGTGAAGGGTTCGACCCAGCTCCAGGCCAGCTACAGTTCTTCAGACAGCAGCCTGTACACCAACCCTAAAGGCAGCGCTGTGTCCGCTTTCGACGGAGGCTCTGACTCCAGCTCCGAGTCCGAGCCAGAGGAACCCCCCGCCCCCAGGAAGAAGCTCCGAGTGGAGGCCAGCTAG
- the LOC112235215 gene encoding protein max isoform X8 yields the protein MSDNDDIEVDSDADKRAHHNALERKRRDHIKDSFHSLRDSVPALQGEKQSIKQASRAQILDKATDYIQYMRRKNHTHQQDIDDLKRQNALLEQQVRALEKVKGSTQLQASYSSSDSSLYTNPKGSAVSAFDGGSDSSSESEPEEPPAPRKKLRVEAS from the exons GCAGACAAACGAGCACACCACAATGCACTGGAGCGCAAACGTAGGGATCACATCAAAGACAGCTTTCACAGCCTGCGGGACTCGGTGCCCGCCTTGCAAGGGGAAAAG CAATCAATCAAACAGGCCTCCCGAGCTCAGATCCTAGACAAAGCCACGGACTATATCCAGTACATGAGGAGGAAAAACCACACCCACCAGCAGGACATCGACGACCTGAAGAGGCAGAACGCACTGCTGGAGCAGCAAG TGCGTGCCCTGGAGAAGGTGAAGGGTTCGACCCAGCTCCAGGCCAGCTACAGTTCTTCAGACAGCAGCCTGTACACCAACCCTAAAGGCAGCGCTGTGTCCGCTTTCGACGGAGGCTCTGACTCCAGCTCCGAGTCCGAGCCAGAGGAACCCCCCGCCCCCAGGAAGAAGCTCCGAGTGGAGGCCAGCTAG
- the LOC121839946 gene encoding adhesive plaque matrix protein-like: MIQNDTFMEFEWIVFSSTHPTTHTPFIHPTTHTPFIHPTTHTPFIHPTTHTPFIHPTTHTPFIHPTTHTPFIHPTTHTPTHPTTHILSTQLPTRLSSTQLPTRLLSTQLPTRLSSTQLPTRLSSTQLPNAFHPPNYPHAFHPPNYPHAFYPPNYPHAFHPPNYPFSSTQLPTPFIHPTTHTPFIHPTTHCLSPTQLPTRLFHPTTHTPFIHPTTHTPFSTQLPTRYPPNYPHAFHPPNYPHAFHPPNYPDPPNYPHAFHPPNYPHAFHPPNYPHAFHPPNYPHAFHPPNYPHAFHPPNYPHAFHPPNYPHAFHPPNYPHAFHPPNYPHAFHPPNYPHAFHPPNYPHAFHPPNYPHAFHPPNYPHAFHPPNYPHAFHPPNYPHAFHPPNYPHAFHPPNYPHAFHPPNYPHAFHPPNYPHAFHPHNYPHAFHPPNYPHAFHPPNYPHAFHPPNYPHAFHPPNYPHAFHPPNYPHTFHPPNYPHAFHPPNYPHAFHPPNYPHAFHPPNYPLPTRLSPTQLPTRLSSTQLPTRLSSTQLPTRLSPPNYPHAFHPPNYPHAFHPPNYPHAFHPPNYPHAFHPPNYPHAFHPPNYPHAFHPHNYPHAFHPHNYPHAFHPPNYPHAFHPPNYPHAFHPPNYPHAFHPPNYPHAFHPPAFHPPTTHTPFIHPTTHTPFIHPTTHTPFIHPTTHTPFTHPTTHTPFIHPTTHTPFIHPTTHTPFIHPTTHTPFIHTTTHTPFIHPTTHTPFIHTTTHTPFIHTTTHTPFIHTTTHTPFIHTTTHMPFIHPTTHTPFIHPTTHTPFIHPTTHTPFIHPTTHTPFIHPTTHTPFIHPTTHTPFIYPTTHTAVVLRPAGRGSDASRPWLCYWILHSLELLEEPVPTSISSVSTATVPTSISSESTATVLLH, translated from the exons ATGATCCAGAATGATACATTTATGGAATTTGAATGGATTGTTTTCTCTTCAACCCACCCAACTACCCACACGCCTTTCATCCACCCAACTACCCACACGCCTTTCATCCACCCAACTACCCACACGCCTTTCATCCACCCAACTACCCACACGCCTTTCATCCACCCAACTACCCACACGCCTTTCATCCACCCAACTACCCACACGCCTTTCATCCACCCAACTACCCACACGCCTACCCACCCAACTACCCACATTTTATCCACCCAACTACCCACACGCCTTTCATCCACCCAACTACCCACACGCCTTTTATCCACCCAACTACCCACACGCCTTTCATCCACCCAACTACCCACACGCCTTTCATCCACCCAACTACCCAACGCCTTTCATCCACCCAACTACCCACACGCCTTTCATCCACCCAACTACCCACACGCCTTTTATCCACCCAACTACCCACACGCCTTTCATCCACCCAACTACCCTTTTTCATCCACCCAACTACCCACGCCTTTCATCCACCCAACTACCCACACGCCTTTCATCCACCCAACTACCCATTGCCTTTCACCCACCCAACTACCCACACGCCTTTTCCACCCAACTACCCACACGCCTTTCATCCACCCAACTACCCACACGCCTTTTTCCACCCAACTACCCACACGTTATCCACCCAACTACCCACACGCCTTTCATCCACCCAACTACCCACACGCCTTTCATCCACCCAACTACCCAGATCCACCCAACTACCCACACGCCTTTCATCCACCCAACTACCCACACGCCTTTCATCCACCCAACTACCCACACGCCTTTCATCCACCCAACTACCCACACGCCTTTCATCCACCCAACTACCCACACGCCTTTCACCCACCCAACTACCCACACGCCTTTCATCCACCCAACTACCCACACGCCTTTCATCCACCCAACTACCCACACGCCTTTCATCCACCCAACTACCCACACGCCTTTCACCCACCCAACTACCCACACGCCTTTCATCCACCCAACTACCCACACGCCTTTCATCCACCCAACTACCCACACGCCTTTCATCCACCCAACTACCCACACGCCTTTCATCCACCCAACTACCCACACGCCTTTCATCCACCCAACTACCCACACGCCTTTCATCCACCCAACTACCCACACGCCTTTCATCCACCCAACTACCCACACGCCTTTCATCCACCCAACTACCCACACGCCTTTCATCCACCCAACTACCCACACGCCTTTCATCCACACAACTACCCACACGCCTTTCATCCACCCAACTACCCACACGCCTTTCATCCACCCAACTACCCACACGCCTTTCATCCACCCAACTACCCACACGCCtttcatccaccaaactacccACACGCCTTTCATCCACCCAACTACCCACACACCTTTCATCCACCCAACTACCCACACGCCTTTCATCCACCCAACTACCCACACGCCTTTCATCCACCCAACTACCCACACGCCTTTCATCCACCCAACTACCCACTACCCACCCGCCTTTCACCCACCCAACTACCCACACGCCTTTCATCCACCCAACTACCCACACGCCTTTCATCCACCCAACTACCCACACGCCTTTCACCACCCAACTACCCACACGCCTTTCACCCACCCAACTACCCACACGCCTTTCATCCACCCAACTACCCACACGCCTTTCATCCACCCAACTACCCACACGCCTTTCATCCACCCAACTACCCACACGCCTTTCATCCACCCAACTACCCACACGCCTTTCATCCACACAACTACCCACACGCCTTTCATCCACACAACTACCCACACGCCTTTCATCCACCCAACTACCCACACGCCTTTCATCCACCCAACTACCCACACGCCTTTCATCCACCCAACTACCCACACGCCTTTCATCCACCCAACTACCCACACGCCTTTCACCCACCCGCCTTTCACCCACCAACTACCCACACGCCTTTCATCCACCCAACTACCCACACGCCTTTCATCCACCCAACTACCCACACGCCTTTCATCCACCCAACTACCCACACGCCTTTCACCCACCCAACTACCCACACGCCTTTCATCCACCCAACTACCCACACGCCTTTCATCCACCCAACTACCCACACGCCTTTCATCCACCCAACTACCCACACGCCTTTCATCCACACAACTACCCACACGCCTTTCATCCACCCAACTACCCACACGCCTTTCATCCACACAACTACCCACACGCCTTTCATCCACACAACTACCCACACGCCTTTCATCCACACAACTACCCACACGCCTTTCATCCACACAACTACCCACATGCCTTTCATCCACCCAACTACCCACACGCCTTTCATCCACCCAACTACCCACACGCCTTTCATCCACCCAACTACCCACACACCTTTCATCCACCCAACTACCCACACGCCTTTCATCCACCCAACTACCCACACGCCTTTCATCCACCCAACTACCCACACGCCTTTCATCTACCCAACTACCCACACGGCTGTGGTTCTG AGGCCAGCCGGCCGTGGTTCTG ACGCCAGCCGGCCGTGGTTGTGCTACTGGATCCTACACAGTCTGGAGCTGCTGGAGGAACCTGTCCCCACCTCCATCTCCTCAGTGAGTACAgccactgtccccacctccatcTCCTCAGAGAGTACAGCCACTGTTCTGCTACACTAA